In Babesia bovis T2Bo chromosome 4 map unlocalized Chr4_2, whole genome shotgun sequence, the sequence ACAAAATACAAAGAAGAAGCGACACTACCACAGTAGTATGGACAAACAATTGTGAAATTAACGCGTCTCAAATAAAATAAACCACCACATGGAATATCATAGCCGCATCACAATAGAGGGGGCTGATGCCAAGAGGAACAGTAGATACAGGAATGAACAAGATTCCTAACTAAAACCATAAACTAACATataaaaaacaatatatataccaggtGTATAATATTCACTTACGTATAGCACGCCCTGGACCACCAGAAGTGGATCGTGACGTACCCTGAGTCTGCTCAGCCTGCTTACGAAGCAAGCCGTACTTTTTGGAATCCTTACGACTTAACTTAACAGCATCACGGCATCCTTTGCCACCctaaattatataaagaCACTATAGATAAACACACCTCCCAGTATGATGAACTGGATGCCGTATAGCCACGACCACAGTGCTGGCACTTCTTGTTAGAAACCGCTTGCTGAGTTGAACAGTGACCGCAGACAATGACATGAGCAAGCTCATAAGGATGGTCAGTACCCTCATCGTGACACAAATCACACGGAAATAACTGAATTGTATCAAGACAATACTAGTGACCAACCTTGCCACAACAGGGAAACCTGAACCAACGGAATGACTTTGAATAGTGCTTGCAAATGCCATTATCCGGGAGTGGAGTGCCAACCTTTAAACCACGACCACCGGGAGTTTTAGGTTTCGCCGGCTTTGGTACAATCCTTATAGGCCTGGCACTGGTGACACTGGATATTGTAACACAACAATTATCACACATACCTAGAAACTGAATTGTCCTGGCCAAATTCAACACCAGTAAAACTCAGAGCGAGTTTAGCAAAGCAACCTCTACAAACAGAACGTTTGCATGTGCCTAGAGGAATGAGTGACCAACAGAATAACATACCGTTCTGAACGTCACGAACCTTGCATTGAGTGTCACAACTCTCGCAAGTAACGAAAAACTCGCCAGTTATATAGTCCTGAAACGGTATATCCATATGCATTTAGACTAACCAGAAAGATGCAGTTTTCTAACTTCAGGTTGCCCAATGCAGGCTGAGATGCAAAGGCAATTTCTGGTTGAAATTCAATAAGCTGGGCCATGTTACATTTATCGCAATGGCGTGGCACAACCGCAATCTTCCTGTCACCGTGGGCTAATGTAACGTCGAACGCCGTGCTACACCTAGTGCAGCCTAGTTGGACCCTGGTGCCATTATTAATTCAATACCAAACCTACACTATATTCACAACGTTAAACACACTGATGGCTTCCAGCTCTAGCGATAATAGGCGTAAAGGGTCACTCCTAGCAAGTACAGTTTCATACTCAGCAGGCATACCAGCCAGTGACTTTTTGTGCTGGTTAACAGTATCTTGAACAAATAGCGTAACCCACCTCATTGGCCTTGTTTAGCAACTGCTCACGGCAGCGCTGAAAACGAAGACGGCACTCATCAGCGCTCTTGGTCTTCACTATCGCAGCCACAGCAGACCAACGCTCAGCGGCATTGGGAATGCCCTTGGTCTTACCAAGAGCAAACTCAAGACTGTATGGTATAGATTGTACTCTGTCTTACATACCTCTTCTGCTCCTCCAAAGACCAGGTGTCAACATTGGATTCCCGGACCTTAGAATTGCTAGTATCGGTAGTATTTTTGCTACTGTGGCCACATATCTCAAATATGTGGCATAATTCACGATCTACCAACTTCAAACACTCGTAAATGGCATACGGAGTAGTTGTCAAGTACTTGCCAAGGAAGGTAAGAATCACCTTCTTTAGAACAAGCTTTACATCACGACCGAGATGGTCGCCCTTGACATCAATGTCAGAAGCTTGGCTAATGGTATAGTAACCATGACTAGACTCAAGTGATACACCAGGGACACGATGTAGACATAGCGATAAGTTAATGCAACTCTCGCCCTTTAGgagtgatatattaaactCAGGGTCAGTGGGACGCAAGACTACATGGGCTATTATACTATCGTTGCGATATACGTCGTCTATAGATACAGTGTCTAACTGGTCAACAGCAGAAGACAGAGCGAATCGCGCATCAAATAACTTCTCTAACTTATAAAGCTCAATGT encodes:
- a CDS encoding CHY zinc finger domain containing protein, whose protein sequence is MSQQLVTSDRGYIELYKLEKLFDARFALSSAVDQLDTVSIDDVYRNDSIIAHVVLRPTDPEFNISLLKGESCINLSLCLHRVPGVSLESSHGYYTISQASDIDVKGDHLGRDVKLVLKKVILTFLGKYLTTTPYAIYECLKLVDRELCHIFEICGHSSKNTTDTSNSKVRESNVDTWSLEEQKSLEFALGKTKGIPNAAERWSAVAAIVKTKSADECRLRFQRCREQLLNKANEHKKSLAGMPAEYETVLARSDPLRLLSLELEAISVFNVVNIVVQLGCTRCSTAFDVTLAHGDRKIAVVPRHCDKCNMAQLIEFQPEIAFASQPALGNLKLENCIFLDYITGEFFVTCESCDTQCKVRDVQNGTCKRSVCRGCFAKLALSFTGVEFGQDNSVSSVTSARPIRIVPKPAKPKTPGGRGLKVGTPLPDNGICKHYSKSFRWFRFPCCGKLFPCDLCHDEGTDHPYELAHVIVCGHCSTQQAVSNKKCQHCGRGYTASSSSYWEGGKGCRDAVKLSRKDSKKYGLLRKQAEQTQGTSRSTSGGPGRAIRK